From Brachionichthys hirsutus isolate HB-005 chromosome 2, CSIRO-AGI_Bhir_v1, whole genome shotgun sequence, one genomic window encodes:
- the spryd4 gene encoding SPRY domain-containing protein 4, translating to MATPVSARLCRLAGRTIAALSVKPRPAVGLRRCFTSTSTGNNLHFRLDEQTAHSSLDLFKKNTGVIYRTMGLDLSHAQDNPARFRDWAVVFGDEKISSGRHYWEVTIKRSQEFRLGVAEALMSREDCIGTNSSSWVFGFAQRKWFAMTNKKIVPVKLVGKPERIGILIDYEAGILGLVDAEKRAIIHTFRVQFKDALCPAFGLWDGELLTHSGLEEPEGLK from the exons ATGGCGACACCCGTAAGCGCCCGCCTGTGTCGCCTGGCAGGACGGACTATCGCCGCTCTGTCAGTCAAACCGAGGCCTGCCGTCGGTCTGAGGAGATGCTTCACGTCCACCTCGACGGGGAACA ATCTTCACTTCCGGCTCGATGAGCAAACGGCTCACAGCAGCCTGGACCTTTTCAAAAAAAACACCGGCGTCATCTACCGTACGATGGGTCTGGACCTCAGCCACGCACAAGACAACCCCGCACGCTTCCGAGATTGGGCCGTCGTGTTTGGCGACGAGAAGATCAGCAGCGGACGACACTACTGGGAGGTCACAATCAAAAGGTCACAAGAGTTCCGCCTGGGTGTGGCCGAGGCACTCATGTCCCGAGAGGACTGCATCGGAACCAACAGCTCCTCCTGGGTGTTCGGATTCGCTCAGCGCAAGTGGTTTGCGATGACCAACAAGAAGATCGTTCCTGTGAAGTTGGTGGGCAAACCGGAGCGTATAGGCATCCTAATTGACTACGAAGCAGGAATTCTGGGACTGGTGGATGCAGAAAAACGTGCCATCATTCACACCTTTAGGGTCCAGTTCAAGGATGCCCTATGCCCTGCATTTGGGCTTTGGGATGGGGAGCTGCTCACACACTCTGGTCTGGAGGAGCCGGAGGGCCTGAAGTGA
- the gls2a gene encoding glutaminase liver isoform, mitochondrial isoform X1: MHSLKSLRTANLGMLQLFKNAGISPRVGTDNVVLSRTQQPVALNYRAAASLHSHRAWHQQKGPDVDQGRSKSRLMLSMEDLLFYTITEGQDTMPLPQFYSALRKTGLLTSDPRLRDCVSQIRQATHESTGPVVMDKVLFKKCVGNNIMLLTKAFKKKFIIPNFAEFTQQIDKMYDSAQQQEAGQVADYIPQLARFSPDLWGVSLCTIDGQRHSVGDTKVPFCLQSCVKPLEYAIVLHDLGSERTHQFVGKEPSGFKFNKLSLNDDDKPHNPMVNAGAIVVSSLIKPDSNKAERFDYVMEVLKRMCGTQYVSFSNATFQSERETGDRNYAIGYYLKEKKCFPHNADMMAALDFYFQLCSIEVTCESGSVMAATLANGGICPITGDRVLSAEAIRNTLSLMHSCGMYDFSGQFAFHVGLPAKSGVSGAVLLVVPNVMGMMCWSPPLDRLGNSVRGIHFCQELVSHFNFHNYDNLRHFMRKHDPRRKSDDDQNKSVVNLMFAAHNGDVTALRRYALSSVSMELTDYDSRTALHVAASEGHVEVVTFLTEICKVNPYMKDRWGNMPIDDAMQFGRDVVVSVLQKYQTMYPNNDSSCDPEEPKTRMDTVTSIV, from the exons ATGCATTCCCTGAAAAGTCTGAGGACGGCGAACCTGGGAATGTTGCAGTTGTTTAAAAATGCAGGGATTTCCCCCAGAGTTGGAACCGACAACGTGGTTCTGTCCAGGACGCAGCAACCTGTGGCTCTGAACTACCGGGCCGCAGCATCACTCCATTCCCACAGAGCCTGGCACCAGCAGAAGGGCCCTGATGTGGACCAAGGACGCTCAAA gagcaggttgATGCTCAGCATGGAGGACCTGCTGTTCTACACCATCACTGAAGGGCAAGACACGATGCCCCTCCCACAGTTCTACTCC GCTTTGAGGAAAACCGGTTTGCTGACGTCCGACCCCCGACTGCGTGACTGTGTCAGTCAGATACGACAGGCCACGCACGAATCTACCGGGCCGGTCGTGATGGACAAGGTGCTCTTCAAAAA GTGTGTCGGCAACAACATCATGCTGCTAACTAAGGCCTTCAAGAAAAAGTTCATCATCCCAAACTTTGCTGAGTTCACCCAGCAGATCGATAAGATGTACGACAGcgcacagcagcaggaggcgggacAG GTAGCAGATTACATTCCCCAGCTGGCGAGGTTCAGCCCCGATCTGtggggcgtgtctctgtgcacGATCGATGGACAGAG ACACTCTGTGGGCGACACCAAAGTTCCCTTCTGTCTGCAGTCGTGCGTGAAGCCTCTGGAGTACGCGATAGTGCTGCACGACCTCGGCAGCGAGCGCACTCACCAGTTTGTGGGCAAAGAGCCCAGCGGATTCAAGTTCAACAAGCTGTCGCTCAATGATGATG ATAAGCCACACAACCCAATGGTTAATGCCGGCGCCATCGTCGTCAGTTCCTTAATTAAG CCTGATTCAAATAAGGCAGAGCGGTTTGACTAC GTGATGGAGGTCTTGAAGCGGATGTGTGGCACTCAGTATGTAAGCTTCAGTAATGCAAC TTTCCAGTCGGAAAGGGAAACTGGCGATAGGAATTATGCAATTGGTTATtatctgaaagagaaaaag TGTTTCCCTCATAACGCAGATATGATGGCTGCCCTGGACTTCTACTTTCAG TTGTGCTCCATTGAGGTGACCTGCGAGTCAGGAAGTGTCATGGCTGCCACGCTGGCCAACGGGGGTATCTGTCCCATCACAGGTGACCGTGTTCTGAGCGCCGAAGCCATTCGCAACACCCTGAGTCTCATGCATTCCTGCGGCATGTACGACTTCTCTGGACAGTTTGCATTCCAT GTGGGCTTGCCTGCAAAATCTGGTGTTTCAGGCGCTGTACTGCTGGTGGTCCCAAATGTCATGGGGATGATGTGTTGGTCCCCACCTTTAGACCGGCTTGGAAACAGTGTTCGTGGCATTCACTTCTGTCAG GAGCTGGTGTCTCACTTCAACTTCCACAATTACGACAACCTGAGGCACTTCATGAGGAAACATGACCCCAGACGAAAATCTGACGACGATCAA AACAAGTCAGTGGTGAATCTGATGTTTGCAGCGCACAATGGTGATGTCACTGCTCTGAGGAG gtATGCCCTTTCATCCGTGAGCATGGAGCTGACGGACTATGATTCTCGCACAGCTCTCCACGTTGCTGCTTCGGAAG GTCATGTGGAAGTGGTTACGTTCCTGACTGAAATATGTAAAGTGAATCCCTACATGAAAGACAG ATGGGGGAACATGCCGATAGATGATGCCATGCAGTTTGGCCGTGACGTCGTCGTTTCAGTCTTGCAAAAGTACCAGACTATGTACCCCAACAACGACTCGTCATGTGACCCGGAGGAGCCCAAGACCAGGATGGATACGGTGACAAGCATCGTTTAA
- the gls2a gene encoding glutaminase kidney isoform, mitochondrial isoform X2: MLSMEDLLFYTITEGQDTMPLPQFYSALRKTGLLTSDPRLRDCVSQIRQATHESTGPVVMDKVLFKKCVGNNIMLLTKAFKKKFIIPNFAEFTQQIDKMYDSAQQQEAGQVADYIPQLARFSPDLWGVSLCTIDGQRHSVGDTKVPFCLQSCVKPLEYAIVLHDLGSERTHQFVGKEPSGFKFNKLSLNDDDKPHNPMVNAGAIVVSSLIKPDSNKAERFDYVMEVLKRMCGTQYVSFSNATFQSERETGDRNYAIGYYLKEKKCFPHNADMMAALDFYFQLCSIEVTCESGSVMAATLANGGICPITGDRVLSAEAIRNTLSLMHSCGMYDFSGQFAFHVGLPAKSGVSGAVLLVVPNVMGMMCWSPPLDRLGNSVRGIHFCQELVSHFNFHNYDNLRHFMRKHDPRRKSDDDQNKSVVNLMFAAHNGDVTALRRYALSSVSMELTDYDSRTALHVAASEGHVEVVTFLTEICKVNPYMKDRWGNMPIDDAMQFGRDVVVSVLQKYQTMYPNNDSSCDPEEPKTRMDTVTSIV, translated from the exons ATGCTCAGCATGGAGGACCTGCTGTTCTACACCATCACTGAAGGGCAAGACACGATGCCCCTCCCACAGTTCTACTCC GCTTTGAGGAAAACCGGTTTGCTGACGTCCGACCCCCGACTGCGTGACTGTGTCAGTCAGATACGACAGGCCACGCACGAATCTACCGGGCCGGTCGTGATGGACAAGGTGCTCTTCAAAAA GTGTGTCGGCAACAACATCATGCTGCTAACTAAGGCCTTCAAGAAAAAGTTCATCATCCCAAACTTTGCTGAGTTCACCCAGCAGATCGATAAGATGTACGACAGcgcacagcagcaggaggcgggacAG GTAGCAGATTACATTCCCCAGCTGGCGAGGTTCAGCCCCGATCTGtggggcgtgtctctgtgcacGATCGATGGACAGAG ACACTCTGTGGGCGACACCAAAGTTCCCTTCTGTCTGCAGTCGTGCGTGAAGCCTCTGGAGTACGCGATAGTGCTGCACGACCTCGGCAGCGAGCGCACTCACCAGTTTGTGGGCAAAGAGCCCAGCGGATTCAAGTTCAACAAGCTGTCGCTCAATGATGATG ATAAGCCACACAACCCAATGGTTAATGCCGGCGCCATCGTCGTCAGTTCCTTAATTAAG CCTGATTCAAATAAGGCAGAGCGGTTTGACTAC GTGATGGAGGTCTTGAAGCGGATGTGTGGCACTCAGTATGTAAGCTTCAGTAATGCAAC TTTCCAGTCGGAAAGGGAAACTGGCGATAGGAATTATGCAATTGGTTATtatctgaaagagaaaaag TGTTTCCCTCATAACGCAGATATGATGGCTGCCCTGGACTTCTACTTTCAG TTGTGCTCCATTGAGGTGACCTGCGAGTCAGGAAGTGTCATGGCTGCCACGCTGGCCAACGGGGGTATCTGTCCCATCACAGGTGACCGTGTTCTGAGCGCCGAAGCCATTCGCAACACCCTGAGTCTCATGCATTCCTGCGGCATGTACGACTTCTCTGGACAGTTTGCATTCCAT GTGGGCTTGCCTGCAAAATCTGGTGTTTCAGGCGCTGTACTGCTGGTGGTCCCAAATGTCATGGGGATGATGTGTTGGTCCCCACCTTTAGACCGGCTTGGAAACAGTGTTCGTGGCATTCACTTCTGTCAG GAGCTGGTGTCTCACTTCAACTTCCACAATTACGACAACCTGAGGCACTTCATGAGGAAACATGACCCCAGACGAAAATCTGACGACGATCAA AACAAGTCAGTGGTGAATCTGATGTTTGCAGCGCACAATGGTGATGTCACTGCTCTGAGGAG gtATGCCCTTTCATCCGTGAGCATGGAGCTGACGGACTATGATTCTCGCACAGCTCTCCACGTTGCTGCTTCGGAAG GTCATGTGGAAGTGGTTACGTTCCTGACTGAAATATGTAAAGTGAATCCCTACATGAAAGACAG ATGGGGGAACATGCCGATAGATGATGCCATGCAGTTTGGCCGTGACGTCGTCGTTTCAGTCTTGCAAAAGTACCAGACTATGTACCCCAACAACGACTCGTCATGTGACCCGGAGGAGCCCAAGACCAGGATGGATACGGTGACAAGCATCGTTTAA